From the Sylvia atricapilla isolate bSylAtr1 chromosome 12, bSylAtr1.pri, whole genome shotgun sequence genome, the window TGCCAATTTGGTCTGGTCTCCCTCTTTATTGCCATCACCATCCCTGCTCTGGAGTCACATTTGGGGATGATGTGAGCCCTGCTGGAGGCTCAGGACCAAAGAGCACCAAAGGGGCTGGGTACCAGGCTCCtggctcttccctttcctgctgaTTTTGTGTTCATGAGCTCCAAAGCCAcgtgtttttaaaggaaaaaaaaaaaaaaaaaccttttgtgtTAGAAGAGGCTGGCTGGGAACCCCAGCAGACAGCATTCCTGGGGAAGTTCTGCATGGAAATGAATTTTATTATGTAATTCTCCCACTAATCTTTCGGGATCCTTGGTTAAGGGCTCTCTAACCCAGACTCCTAAAGCAGCTTTTCACAGCTCAGGGGCATTGCCAAGCTaaaaattccagattttttttttcccccctttaagATCtctagatatttttttaaaagcctgcgGCCTTAACTCTTGATGTTGTGTTGATATtgtcctcagagctgctgagacTGACCTTGATTTGAGCTACCCGTAGGCTTACACTATAAACCAGCTTTTTCTAGGGCTTCTGTTTGATAGGATTATAAATTTTTGAgggttattttttaataaaaaaactaCTTTGGGGTGTTTGGACTCTCTTGTGGAAGAGGCAACACTGAGCTGCTGTCTCTGTGAGTGAAAACAGCCACGTTTTTTAGATGAGAATGTCTGTGGATAGCAGTGCACAGCTGTGCCCTTTGGAGATGGTGGGAGAGGCTTGAACCTCCCATGATATCCCAGGTGGTTGCTGATAAAATGTACTTCAGTTCTGTTTGAGGAAGTATTTGTAActgttacttatttttaaaataaatgatcCTGCTGTGTGAACTTCATGTGTAGTTGTGGAGTGTTCTCCAGGGGGATCCCCTAGGGCTGGGCAGATCTGTTATTTTTTAGCtggtttctgtggtttttaaCTGATGAGGTGCTTGGAGCAGAGGTGTGTGTGCCTCCTCTGCTGAACCAggagtgctggagctgggctgctcttCCAGTGCAATTTGTGCTTTATTCCTTCTAAATACCTGCTGCTGATTTGGGAGTCTGTAATTAGAGCAGTAGGGAGGAGATGCTAATAGAGATTAATTTGGGATAAACCAGGCAGCTGTGCAATCCCCGATGGTTTAATCTGTGGCTGGATTGGGTGGGTTTATTCCAGCTGCTCTACCTGGGCTGGGAATCACTGTGGAGTGTGTCTGGATGAGGTGCAAACTGAGTGACCCAGAAATCAGCCCAGGCAGGGAAGCTCCTAGaaaagtttgggttggaagggaccttggagcatcctgggacaagtggaagatgtccctgcccatggaatgagATGGCTTCAATGGCCCTTCCCACCTAAACCATCCCGTGGTTCTGTGAGCACTGGTTTCTGTTTGCTCCAGTACAAATCCAGGCAAACCTTGCAGGTGTCAGGTTTATTTTACACGGagcaaatttaaattattacacAGAATATGGCATATTTACAGCACTGCAGGTAGATCCTGCACACAGGGAATGTTTCCCAGGGGGTGGGAGGGGCTTCAGCACACCTGCATCATCATGGAATTCACCATAGTATCAAAAGCTCTGGAGagggaaataaatacagattattAAAGGAAGCGGTTCATtttgcacagcacagcttttgtAACAAAACCACTTTCTCAGCCTGCCTGTGCCTGGTTTTCCCTAAGCTGGACACGGGGTTTTACTCTTTGCAGCACAAGCTGTTGAAGGATTAATGACTTTTAATTAAGGTATGAGGTAAGGTCAGGTCTtatcctgcctgctgctctgtctcTGCAAACTACTTCTTGCCCAGGCCATAGAAACTCCCAGTTTATTCAAATTTCCCATGAGGTTACAATGGGAATGGGGGATACTGACCCTCACAGAGGAGGAATTCCATGTGCTGAATGTTTGTCCCTAGCCAAGGATAAACCCTGGACAAGGGCACTTGTTCAGTCTTTAGCCTGTTCTACTCACTACATTTTAATATTCAGTTACTAAATTTGCAAAAGACCTCTaggaccatcaagtccaaccattgCTTACCTCTCTTTTTAGGTagttttttctcccaaaaaaaacccattttctAAACTTAATGTTGTAACCCCAGTTCTGAGGTAGGAGTGAGAGTTCAGTAGAACTTTTTATGACACCATCAGTTTTTTTGTGAGTAGGAATGGCCCAAAACCAACCTCAGTATTCTCATTAAGGCACTTAGAGCGCACACACACCTGAACTGGCCAACCACAGGGTCGGTCCTGTGGCCTCAGAGGTGCCCTGAAAATTCCAGAAAGGCCTCAAAGAGACAAATCCACGTGAACAACCCACTCACCTGGAATGGATCCTGTCCCCAGGGTTATAGAAAGGGTTGCACATGATGTCTGTGTAGGAATTGTGCAGCTTTCGGAACATCTGAAAGGGGAGTGGAGGTGAACACgttaatttttctgtctctcagcacctcctgaggagctggaaggagcagaCCCAGCCAGGTGGCTGTGCTTGGGAGCACTCACACTGCGGATCTCGTTGTCCCTCAGGGCTGTGTTGGAGGAATCCACCACCATGACAAACTTCACCTTGGAGTTGGTCACGTAGCCGTACCTGGGCTGGGGTTAAGGACAGGCTTCTCACACAGCAGGGGCCTGGCACAGCCACTTCATCCAGGCTGGAATGTGCCCAAAGGGACAAACAAACCGAGAGGGAACTTGCTCAtgaggggcagacactgagcTGTTCTctctgtgagcagggacacgactcagggaatggctggagctgggccaggggaggtttaggttggatatgagaaaaggttcttcctccaaagggtgctgggcactgctctgagcctgccagagctccagaagAGTTTGGAAAATgctcccagggtgggattgttggggtgtctgtgcagggcaggggtgggattGATGATGGTTAAACGAAACCCACACTGGCCTGGCCAAAGGCGTGACAAAGATACACTTTGTAGTCTTCAGTGGGGTAGAGGAGCCCCAGGTACAGCTCCCTCTGGTCCACCAGGGCTTTGCCCATGGCTGAGATCTTCTCATCCACCACGTCCAGGGAGGTGTGCACGGTGTAGTGGAACTTGAGCTCGTTCTCCGTGGGCACGCTCCGGATGTACAGGGGGTAATTCTGGCAGCAGAACAAACCaccctggctgggctgtgctgctgtcacagctgttTGACCATTTCTGTGGCCAGCACAGGCCCCTCCCCACGCTGCAGCACCTCTGTCCCCATGGCAGCAGAACCCTTGGCATGGGTTCTGAGAACAGGCACAGCACAAGGCTCAggtctctctgctctcctctcccagcagagcctgtgccTGTCTCTCCCGAGGAAAACCcttctgtcccagcagcaggagagcccGGAGCAGCCTCAcactgtgcctgtgctgcctgccccaggCCTGCTCCCGTtctctcctgcccagcccacTGCCCCCAGTGTCTGCCCCACTGCCCTGTGtctgctctgttctgctgcCCTCCCCCCTATCCAGACCCCACAGCCCGAgatcctgccccttcccctctcaaacacagccccaggccCGCTCGGACCCTACAACCAGAGCACCTCTCCCCTCACCCTTCCCTAAACCCCACAACCTCAAATCCCCACTCCCGTATACCCCATAACCCCACCGGGCCCCACATCCCGCTCAGACCCTAAAACCAAATCCCTCTTCCCCCTCACCTTTCCCTAaaccccactgctgccctgtcCTCCTCAGCCCCACAACCTCAAATCCCCTCTCCCGTATACCCCACAACCCCACCGGGCCCCACATCCCCCTCAGACCCTAAAGCCAGAGCCCTCTTTCCCCTCACCCTTCCCCAGGCCCGCTCAGACCCCCCAAAACCAGAGCCCTCTTTCCCCTCACCCTCCCCTAAACCCCACAACCTCAAATCCCCACTCCCATATACCCCATAACCCCACCGGGCCCCACATCCCGCTCAGACCCTAAAACCAAAGCCCTCTTTCCCCTCACCCTCCCCTAAACCCCACAACCTCAAATCCCCTCTCCCGTACCCCATAACCCCACCGGGCCCCACATCCCGCTCAGACCCCCCAAACCAAAGCCCTCTTCCCCCTCACCCTTCCCCAGACCCCACTGTTCCCTCGTTCTCCTCAGCCCCACAACCTGAAATCCCCTCTCCCGTACCCCATAACCCCACCGGGCCCCACATCCCGCTCAGACCCCAAAACCAGAgccctcttccccctcccccttccccaggcCCCAGTGACCCCCTTTTCCCCACAGGCCGAGCCCTCCATTCCCTCCCCGCCGTACCTCCTTGGCGATGACGGCGATGCACACCGCCATCTTGGCCGGCTCACGTGGGGCGGTGAcgcgcgggggcggcgcgggcaCGCGGGGCACGGGCACGGCCACGGGGACGCGCGCCGCCGTTGCCATGGCGAGCGCGGCGCTGAGGCCGCTGTGCCTCTGCTGGGCCTTGGGCCCCGCCGCTGCCACCAacatcatcctcctcctcatggACGACGTGAGTTGGGGCTCCGCGGGAGGAAccggggggagcggggctggagcggggcgggagcggggctggagcggggctggagcggggctggagcggggccggagcggggctggagcggggccggagcggggctggagcggggccggagcggggctggagcgggcCCGGAGCGGGCCCCGCCGccctgtgaggggctggggcgTGGCGGGAGCCGGGCACGGGCCGCACGTCCATCCACAGAAATGTTTCCGTGGTGTCAGAGGACGGGGGTCACATCGCTCTCCCTCAGTGTGGTGTCCCAGCGAGAGGAAGAGAAGCGATGGCCGCGAAGCGAAGCAGAAGTTCCACTGCGGCACGAAGAACTTCCCGTGGAGGTTGTGAGAGCGCTGGCCCAGCGCTCCTCCTCTGGGGACGTTCCAGTCCCACCTGGATGTGTCCCtttgtcacctgctccaggtgcccCTGGGCTGGATGATGTCCAGAGCTCCCCTCCGACGCTGAGGATGGTCACAAGGAGGGCGTTGGTGGCCTCCTGAAATACtcagcaagaagaaaagtgaTTCTGCTCATTTTGGCTCTTtgaactgggaagaaaaaagaaatggcagtaaatgagcaaagagcagaaatacagatttatttctaaCTCAGAATCTTTTCAGCTTTACACCCTTGGCTACGTGGAGAAGGAATTATATTAATTTCCAACACATCCAGGTCCCTGCCAGTTTGCTTCTCTCCTAATAATTTCCTGTCACTTTCCAGGTGTGTTTGTAGTGGAAATGTTGCTGTTTGAAGCTGCTCAAGGAGCTCACAAAGGTGGGCAGACCCTTCCCTGTTTGCCAGTTCATCCTGCCCCTTGTTTCCATGGTGTTCCTGAATTCCTGAGTGGGATAATCcactgcttttccagcctcGGGGAGGTTTGGAATctccacccctggaggtgtccagggaaggactggaggtggcactcagtgccctggggacaaggtggggactGGGCACAGCTTGGATTTGGggtattttccaacctcagtgatcctgtgattctgtgatctcagTTTTCCATTCAGGAATGTTTCCCAAGCTGGAATTTGTCCAGAGGGAAGCTCTCTGGGACAGGGATTCTCCCACCCTGGAAGTGTTGGGACAGCACGAGGGTCCTGTCTGCAGCTTCTGTGAACTATTGAGTTATTTAATAAGTtattaaaagggtttttttcccttgattcTCTGGAATTAGAGAAATATGAgattctttttgtctttcttcctcgatgacaaagaaaaatcaagaagttGGGGGATGAATCCATGGAATCCATTTTAATTGCTCATGCCAGTGTCAGGGGGAACCATTTCACTCCTCCTTGACTCAGAAAccatctctgcagctctgcaacaattttcttttccaaaccGATGGCACCAGGTGGTTCCCTGAGGATCTGGCTgcatcccaccctgtgcatccaTGGCTCACACCTGGATCAAAGGAGCCTCCAAAGCCCAGTGGAATCCCCAGCACCTGAGGTGCCTCATGAAGCTGCTCCCTTCTAGAACCTTCTGCCTGAAGCTTATCCCAGGAATGTTTTTCAGCAGTGAACACAGACACCCTGATGGGGGTTTTATGGttctcctgcctgccctctTGGAATCTGGAGGAGGAACGTGGTGAAACCACAGTCCTACAGATAAGCACAATCACTTGTGGTGCCTCTGGCAGATTCTTCTGGCTTGTGAAACACTTCCTTgcttttcctgcactgctgcttttgAGTTCAGGCTTTTTGCCTTGtgtttccagccctgcagagggatggagccaGAGGCTGAGGTGGAGTCCTGGgctccagcacagacagcagggcagggactgaAGGCTCAGACTTGGCACAACCCCGAGTAAACCACGTGTaacttcctcttcctccttgctCTGGGTGTGCCTCAGGCCTCTGAGTAACAGTGAAAGCACTGAGCTTCTTCCAAGTGCTTTAATACCTGCTAATAAGTCATTTAATCCTGTGTGTGCCTCAATTCCCCACCCACCAGGGGAAGGTGTAAGAGTTCCCTGCTCCACAGAGATCATTTTTGTCACCTCTCTGAAGTGCTCAGTGGGGGGATGAGCACTGGAAACGTGTGTAAATTAAGGGGCACAGTGAAAGTGTTCTGTGAGCCCCCCAAAAAATGTGGTTGTGGAAAGGGGTTTTGACATTTGGTGTGTTCCTTTTGCAGATGGGCTGGGGGGATTTGGGAGCTTTTGGAGAGCCTTCTAAGGAAACCCCTCACCTAGACCAGATGGCTGCAGAAGGGATGCTCTTCCTGGATTTCTATACTGCCAaccccctctgctctccctgtaAGTAAACTGCAGACTGGACCGTGTAAGCATGAGAAACATCTCCCCTCTGAGGAGTTTGGGGTGTTTGCCAGCCTCTGACATGGACTAACAAACCAGTGACTGCCCTCGGGCCAGAGATTGGATTTGCTGCTTTGATCTTGCGTTTTgctccctttttattttgtgtttggattGGAAAGCCGACAGTTTTCAGTTTGTACAAAGCACTGCTTCAGTGATCAGTCCAGCTCAGGGATTTTTATACTGTTCCAGTTCAGTATTCCAGCTCcactctttgcatttttttaatctttctcatTTTGGGTTAAACAAAGCAGGATCTGAACTCTTGCTGGACATATTTGGTCTGATTCTGTTGGCTTTGGTGAGACTCATGCAAGGAAATCAGGATTTTGTGTCCTGCTTTTGCCCCTGGTGTCTTGCAAGACTCTTGGGACAGGGACAAGAGATAAAAGGAATGTTTGGGTCTGGGAGAGCCagatatttttccctttgttgttttttctgtgaggtggtttctctttttgctttctttttttttttttttttttttttttttttttttttatttcaaacctGATTAGCTGCCAAGAACTGAAGCAGAAATGAAGAACAGGAGTTTTTTATTTGGGCTCTCATTTAGGATAGCACTTTCCAGTGTGTTGATGATGTCCTTGCTCAGAGAAGGCatttaaaatatgctgaaatCCTGCTAATCCAGTGGTGGCACTGCACATGCTTGAAGTTAAACATCTGTT encodes:
- the TRAPPC2L gene encoding trafficking protein particle complex subunit 2-like protein gives rise to the protein MAVCIAVIAKENYPLYIRSVPTENELKFHYTVHTSLDVVDEKISAMGKALVDQRELYLGLLYPTEDYKVYGYVTNSKVKFVMVVDSSNTALRDNEIRSMFRKLHNSYTDIMCNPFYNPGDRIHSRAFDTMVNSMMMQVC